One part of the Cyclobacteriaceae bacterium genome encodes these proteins:
- a CDS encoding acetyltransferase — protein sequence MSELKKIAIVGAGGFGKETLVMINQINAIKMYWQVIGFFDDKVQRNSPVTGLPVLGGIDDLNNHEQELSVVIAVGDPRTRKMIVDRIKNPLVNYPNLIHPVATIGENIKAGAGCIITAGCRLTIDITLNDFVLLNLNTTIGHDVSIGSYTSVMPGVHLSGYVQVGEEVLIGTGASVLQNVCIANQAVIGAGAVVNRSVEIGRTVAGVPARPIRKNDQGI from the coding sequence GTGAGTGAATTAAAAAAAATAGCAATTGTAGGTGCCGGTGGCTTTGGAAAAGAAACCCTGGTCATGATTAACCAAATCAATGCCATAAAAATGTACTGGCAGGTTATTGGATTTTTTGACGATAAGGTGCAAAGGAATTCACCGGTAACAGGCTTGCCCGTGTTGGGTGGCATTGATGATTTAAATAACCATGAACAGGAATTGTCGGTAGTGATTGCGGTAGGAGATCCAAGGACCCGGAAAATGATTGTTGATCGGATCAAAAACCCACTGGTGAATTATCCAAATCTGATCCATCCTGTTGCCACCATAGGTGAAAATATTAAGGCAGGTGCAGGGTGCATCATCACTGCCGGTTGCCGGCTAACGATTGACATCACGCTTAACGATTTTGTCTTGCTCAACCTCAACACAACCATCGGGCACGATGTGTCTATCGGTTCGTATACTTCTGTGATGCCTGGTGTTCACTTGTCGGGCTACGTTCAGGTGGGCGAGGAGGTATTAATAGGTACCGGTGCTTCTGTGTTGCAAAATGTTTGCATCGCTAACCAGGCCGTTATTGGTGCCGGGGCAGTTGTAAACCGTTCGGTGGAAATTGGAAGAACTGTAGCCGGTGTTCCGGCACGACCCATCAGAAAAAATGATCAGGGAATTTAA
- a CDS encoding sugar transferase encodes MTYRQSGKLVVDKIIAVLFVVCTSWLILLIFLLYAISLEFPFLYQSQRIGREGVPFRMFKFRTLKANEQLPLKDRQFWLGKFLRTTNLDELPQLWNVLKGEMSLIGPRPLPVTYAPLLSAEQQQRHRVLPGITGLAQVNGKNSLPWEKKFEYDLAYIQQVSFLLDIQILFKTVALILSFKRDVSLDERGLNK; translated from the coding sequence ATGACCTATCGTCAGTCGGGTAAGCTGGTAGTTGATAAGATCATCGCTGTATTGTTTGTAGTGTGTACAAGTTGGCTCATACTCTTGATCTTTTTATTGTATGCGATATCGCTTGAATTTCCTTTCCTGTATCAATCCCAACGGATCGGCAGAGAAGGTGTTCCGTTTAGGATGTTCAAATTCCGGACGCTAAAAGCAAACGAGCAACTTCCTTTGAAAGACCGTCAGTTTTGGCTCGGGAAATTTTTACGAACCACAAACCTTGATGAGCTACCCCAGCTTTGGAATGTGCTGAAAGGCGAGATGTCGCTCATCGGTCCACGGCCACTGCCTGTAACGTATGCACCTTTATTGTCAGCAGAACAGCAGCAGCGCCATCGGGTGTTACCGGGTATTACAGGCCTGGCCCAGGTAAATGGAAAAAACAGCCTGCCTTGGGAAAAGAAATTTGAGTATGACCTCGCGTATATTCAGCAAGTTTCTTTTCTACTGGATATTCAGATACTTTTTAAAACGGTAGCTTTAATATTGTCTTTCAAACGCGATGTATCTTTGGATGAAAGGGGATTGAACAAGTGA
- a CDS encoding sugar transferase, with translation MRKRLFDLVVSTVGLIILAPIFLLIGIIIKFDSQGPVFYLQERVGRGGTIFRLFKFRTMRTGSDKAAAITIGERDSRITTVGYWLRKFKLDELPQLINVWKGEMSLVGPRPELKKFVDLYSSDQRQVISVKPGITDYASIQFRNENKLLEGKEEPIEYYIREIMPVKLELNKKYILEQSFLLDVRIIFQTIVLIFKG, from the coding sequence ATGCGTAAGCGACTGTTTGATTTAGTTGTCTCGACTGTGGGGCTGATCATACTGGCTCCTATTTTTTTACTTATCGGTATCATTATCAAGTTCGACTCGCAAGGTCCTGTCTTTTATTTACAGGAAAGGGTCGGAAGGGGAGGCACTATTTTCAGGTTATTCAAGTTCAGGACTATGCGCACAGGTTCTGATAAAGCCGCAGCAATAACCATTGGCGAGCGCGACTCCCGCATAACAACGGTTGGGTATTGGCTTCGGAAATTCAAGCTGGATGAGTTGCCCCAACTGATAAATGTTTGGAAAGGCGAGATGAGCCTGGTGGGCCCGAGACCTGAACTGAAGAAATTTGTGGATCTATATTCATCGGATCAACGGCAGGTGATTTCTGTAAAACCAGGCATAACCGACTATGCATCCATTCAATTTCGGAATGAGAATAAGTTGCTTGAAGGCAAGGAAGAGCCGATTGAATATTATATACGTGAGATTATGCCCGTGAAACTCGAACTCAATAAGAAATACATTCTCGAACAGTCTTTCTTGTTGGACGTCCGGATTATTTTTCAGACCATCGTGTTAATCTTTAAAGGTTAA
- a CDS encoding DegT/DnrJ/EryC1/StrS family aminotransferase, whose translation MPFSPPYIDEDVKREVLDALQSGWITSGPKVLALEKLVAEQTGLTHVACCNSATSGLMLLLHWYGITRGDEVIIPAYTYAATALVVIHLGATPVMVDSGPDFNIDIDRVAEKITSRTKAIIPVDIAGWPCNYKKLFDLVNAGEVKAKFNPQTENQRKLGRIMVLSDAAHSLGAKYSNRPIGTWGDFSVFSFHAVKNVTTAEGGAMCINLPENDFDRETIYRTLKLWSLNGQTKDALAKTNGAGWKYDIVYPGFKMNMPDVCAAIGLAQLRKYKSHLLTERKRVADAYSKAFSQYAWAELPPLKDSNRESSYHVYPLRIRGITENQRDQMIEKISETGVSVNVHFQPLPLLTVFGERGYKIQDYPVAYDCYSREISLPIYPELDQNKINYIVQAVVQAYGQLNDHA comes from the coding sequence ATCCCATTCTCACCACCTTATATAGACGAAGATGTAAAACGCGAAGTGCTGGACGCACTCCAATCGGGATGGATTACCTCCGGCCCGAAGGTATTAGCACTTGAAAAACTCGTGGCTGAACAAACCGGTTTAACGCACGTGGCGTGCTGCAACTCGGCTACATCGGGTTTAATGTTGTTGTTACACTGGTATGGAATAACCCGAGGAGATGAGGTAATTATCCCAGCCTACACGTACGCTGCCACAGCCTTGGTTGTTATCCACCTGGGCGCAACTCCTGTGATGGTGGACAGCGGCCCTGATTTTAATATAGATATTGATCGGGTTGCCGAAAAAATCACCTCACGCACCAAGGCCATTATTCCCGTGGATATTGCCGGTTGGCCGTGTAATTATAAAAAGTTGTTCGATTTGGTCAATGCAGGTGAGGTTAAGGCAAAGTTTAACCCACAAACTGAAAATCAACGCAAATTGGGTCGCATTATGGTGCTGAGCGATGCAGCCCATTCATTGGGTGCAAAGTATTCAAATAGGCCCATTGGTACTTGGGGCGATTTTTCTGTGTTCTCTTTTCATGCCGTTAAGAATGTAACCACAGCGGAAGGTGGAGCGATGTGTATTAATCTTCCTGAAAATGATTTTGACCGCGAAACGATTTACCGAACGCTTAAGCTATGGTCGTTAAACGGACAAACAAAAGATGCGTTGGCTAAAACCAACGGGGCAGGATGGAAGTATGATATTGTATATCCGGGCTTTAAAATGAATATGCCCGATGTTTGTGCGGCCATTGGTCTTGCGCAGTTACGGAAATATAAGAGCCATTTGCTTACGGAGCGAAAGCGTGTAGCTGATGCTTATTCAAAAGCATTTTCACAATACGCCTGGGCTGAACTTCCTCCGTTAAAAGATAGTAACCGTGAATCGTCTTATCATGTGTATCCCCTGCGCATTCGCGGCATAACTGAAAATCAGCGCGATCAGATGATTGAAAAAATTTCCGAAACGGGTGTTTCGGTCAATGTGCATTTTCAGCCGTTGCCATTGCTTACTGTATTTGGGGAACGCGGCTATAAAATTCAGGATTATCCGGTGGCGTACGATTGTTATTCAAGAGAAATTTCCCTGCCAATTTATCCTGAACTTGATCAGAATAAAATCAACTATATCGTGCAGGCTGTTGTTCAGGCCTACGGGCAATTAAATGACCATGCGTAA
- the wecB gene encoding UDP-N-acetylglucosamine 2-epimerase (non-hydrolyzing): MIKILTVLGARPQFIKAAALSRIFQQRPIFQEVIVHTGQHFDQNMSDIFFQELSIPKPVYNLNINGLSHGAMTGQMLAGVEEIIQKEKPDYALVYGDTNSTLAGALAAKKLKVSVVHVEAGLRSFNMEMPEEINRILTDRISDVLCCPTDAAIRNLESEGFGNFGVVITKTGDVMQDAADFYAAKVNSDEICKQFGLTPGNFVLCTLHRAENTDDPKRLQAIITALQQIGKHAQVVMPVHPRTRSRLEKTSMGGITCLDPQSYLTMIGLLKSCAMVMTDSGGLQKEAYFFKKYCVTLRTETEWVELVEQGVNRIVGFDRDAILSGFAEFSGKPWKTNAELYGGGKASEAICSVIEEHSKQKIQKF; this comes from the coding sequence ATGATTAAAATCCTTACAGTATTAGGTGCTCGTCCGCAGTTTATTAAAGCAGCCGCGTTGTCACGCATTTTTCAGCAACGCCCCATCTTTCAGGAAGTGATTGTTCATACGGGACAGCATTTTGATCAGAATATGTCTGATATTTTCTTTCAGGAGTTGTCCATTCCAAAGCCGGTTTATAACCTGAACATCAATGGACTTTCACATGGGGCTATGACTGGTCAAATGCTGGCTGGTGTTGAGGAAATTATCCAAAAAGAAAAACCCGACTATGCGCTGGTTTACGGAGATACAAACTCTACCTTGGCCGGAGCTCTGGCAGCAAAAAAGTTAAAGGTAAGTGTAGTTCATGTTGAGGCAGGCTTGCGCAGTTTTAATATGGAGATGCCTGAGGAGATAAATCGTATCTTGACCGACCGCATTAGTGATGTGCTTTGCTGCCCGACCGATGCTGCTATAAGAAATTTGGAGAGTGAAGGTTTTGGTAATTTTGGTGTCGTTATTACCAAAACCGGGGATGTGATGCAGGATGCAGCCGATTTTTATGCAGCTAAGGTAAATAGTGATGAAATTTGTAAACAATTTGGACTTACTCCTGGAAATTTTGTTTTGTGTACGCTCCATCGTGCGGAAAATACTGACGATCCCAAACGCCTTCAGGCAATTATAACAGCTCTGCAACAAATTGGTAAGCATGCTCAGGTTGTTATGCCCGTGCACCCGCGTACCCGATCGCGACTTGAGAAAACTTCGATGGGGGGAATTACATGCCTTGATCCACAAAGTTATCTTACTATGATTGGTTTACTAAAGTCGTGTGCCATGGTTATGACCGATAGCGGAGGCTTGCAGAAGGAAGCCTATTTTTTCAAGAAATATTGCGTGACACTGCGTACTGAAACCGAATGGGTAGAACTTGTAGAGCAGGGCGTTAACCGCATAGTTGGATTTGATAGAGATGCAATTTTAAGCGGCTTTGCTGAGTTTTCGGGTAAACCCTGGAAAACCAACGCAGAACTATACGGTGGTGGTAAGGCATCGGAAGCAATCTGTTCTGTGATTGAAGAACATTCAAAACAAAAAATTCAGAAGTTTTGA
- a CDS encoding GNAT family N-acetyltransferase — MTRIAQCHRKAFPKALSTAMGQAYVEKMLEWYLVDGRAFIFFIEEAGTCVGYCGGLKYDGVPVGSASSMIQHSYHAAVAAMVRKPWLFFHPEFLKKYKLAIKNVWRRWVKPSGSISSSKSCNPPHTGLIVIGVDPAFQGKGYGRIMLTEFERLSAEFGYHHLMLTVRSNNAQAISAYKKSGWSVTSSDKKSTTMEKITINKISGAIS, encoded by the coding sequence TTGACAAGGATCGCCCAATGTCACCGTAAGGCTTTTCCAAAAGCACTTAGCACGGCCATGGGGCAGGCTTATGTGGAAAAAATGCTGGAATGGTATTTGGTTGATGGCAGGGCCTTTATATTCTTTATTGAAGAAGCGGGCACTTGCGTAGGGTACTGTGGTGGATTAAAGTACGATGGTGTTCCGGTGGGTTCGGCCAGTTCCATGATCCAACATAGTTACCATGCGGCTGTTGCAGCCATGGTTAGGAAGCCTTGGCTTTTTTTTCATCCTGAATTTCTAAAGAAGTATAAATTGGCAATTAAGAATGTGTGGAGGCGATGGGTAAAACCTTCAGGTAGCATAAGTTCATCGAAATCCTGCAACCCACCGCATACGGGATTAATCGTTATAGGTGTTGATCCCGCTTTTCAGGGTAAAGGTTACGGAAGAATTATGTTGACTGAATTTGAACGGTTGTCCGCTGAATTCGGGTATCACCATTTAATGTTAACGGTTCGCAGTAATAATGCCCAGGCAATATCAGCTTATAAAAAAAGTGGTTGGTCAGTTACTTCATCGGATAAGAAATCCACGACCATGGAGAAGATAACTATTAATAAAATTTCTGGGGCAATATCATGA
- a CDS encoding glycosyltransferase family 4 protein produces the protein MKIGILTQYYPPETGAPQNRLHSLAKYLKKNDHEVSVVTALPNYPRNKVFEEYKGKLSVKEIIDNVPVSRTWIYVGQSRAVLSRLLNYFSFVITSFFRLLFMPRTEVIICESPPLFLGITAVMIAKLKRSKLVFNVSDLWPESAERLNIINSKWLLGMAYSLERWIYRHSFLISGQTQGIVENIKARFPKKRVVWFPNGVDLTFWQKEHEAYNWRSELGITDTEFVILYAGIIGHAQGLEIIPQAAQLLFNRPVKFIMVGDGPEKEKLISMVKDAGLSNVLFVPNQSRDRIPSLINMCNAFLVPLKKLDLFKGAIPSKLFEPLAMRKPVLLGVDGEARELFINQAKGGLYYEPENVPALVKAISQLIDDHRQAEQLGSSGFAFVNQYFNREKIHESFLKEIAQITA, from the coding sequence GTGAAAATAGGAATCCTCACACAGTATTATCCTCCCGAAACCGGAGCTCCTCAAAACCGGTTACATAGCCTGGCCAAATACCTGAAGAAAAATGATCATGAAGTTTCTGTGGTCACTGCACTTCCTAATTATCCACGCAATAAGGTTTTTGAGGAATACAAAGGTAAATTGTCTGTAAAAGAAATTATCGATAATGTACCGGTATCCCGAACGTGGATTTATGTGGGGCAGTCGAGAGCAGTGCTATCGCGCTTATTGAATTATTTTTCTTTTGTGATCACCTCCTTTTTCCGGTTGCTGTTCATGCCACGCACAGAGGTAATTATTTGCGAATCGCCACCCTTGTTTTTGGGTATCACAGCAGTAATGATTGCTAAGCTTAAACGCTCTAAACTAGTGTTTAATGTTTCAGACCTGTGGCCGGAGTCGGCTGAACGACTAAATATCATTAACAGCAAATGGTTACTTGGGATGGCCTATAGTTTGGAGCGATGGATTTATCGTCATTCATTTTTGATATCCGGACAAACACAGGGAATCGTTGAAAACATCAAGGCACGATTTCCTAAAAAAAGAGTTGTGTGGTTTCCGAATGGGGTGGATTTAACGTTTTGGCAAAAAGAACACGAGGCTTACAACTGGCGGAGCGAACTTGGTATTACGGATACTGAATTTGTGATTCTCTATGCAGGCATTATTGGTCATGCGCAAGGCCTTGAAATTATCCCACAGGCTGCTCAATTGCTTTTTAACCGGCCGGTTAAATTTATAATGGTAGGGGATGGACCGGAAAAGGAGAAACTGATTTCGATGGTTAAAGATGCAGGCTTAAGTAATGTACTTTTCGTACCCAACCAATCGCGCGATAGAATCCCCTCACTAATTAATATGTGTAATGCTTTTTTGGTTCCCTTGAAAAAGTTGGATTTGTTTAAAGGGGCAATACCCTCCAAGCTTTTTGAACCCCTTGCCATGCGTAAACCTGTTTTATTAGGAGTTGATGGTGAAGCAAGGGAACTCTTCATAAACCAGGCAAAAGGTGGTCTGTACTATGAACCCGAAAATGTACCGGCACTTGTTAAAGCCATTAGCCAGTTGATTGACGATCACCGGCAGGCCGAGCAGTTAGGTTCTTCTGGTTTTGCGTTTGTCAACCAGTACTTTAATCGTGAAAAAATACACGAATCTTTTCTCAAGGAGATCGCGCAGATTACGGCATGA
- a CDS encoding phenylacetate--CoA ligase family protein, translated as MAVSGYGYFWKKRRFGGIFERELVGFKERESFTENQWEDYCSKQLRKILVHAFETVPFYRQSFHQAGIGLNDLSQFSLHDLSRLPYLEKTDLRAHGKSNLVSANRERGGEFFASSGSTGTPTQILFSYPMHQRWSAGFEARIRHWAGVDRFTPRGMIGGRRVVPDGVARPPFYRYNYFEKQVYFSAYHISANTVYDYVKGMKRYGVNYMTGYAMSNYFLARFIQEERISAPQLAAVITSSEKLTPQMREVFAEVYGCKTYDSWSGVEACGLVSECEHGSLHISPDLGILEVLDDDGKPVEPGETGEVVCTGLINFDQPLIRYRIGDRMQVGKGKCTCGREMPVIKEIVGRLEDTVIGKDGRAMVRFHGIFVGLPNVVEAQVIQEELDAFTIRVVTTGKLTEEEIATIRQRMESQLGPIRLNVEPVSSIPRNANGKFQAVISKVKHQVIG; from the coding sequence ATGGCCGTCTCCGGCTACGGCTACTTCTGGAAGAAGAGACGGTTTGGTGGGATTTTTGAAAGGGAACTTGTTGGGTTTAAAGAACGGGAGAGCTTCACCGAAAATCAGTGGGAAGATTATTGTAGCAAACAGTTACGAAAAATTTTAGTCCATGCTTTTGAAACGGTGCCCTTTTACAGACAATCGTTTCACCAGGCCGGAATTGGATTGAATGATTTAAGTCAATTCAGTTTACATGACCTATCAAGACTTCCTTACCTGGAGAAAACTGACTTGCGTGCACACGGAAAAAGTAACCTGGTGTCTGCAAATCGTGAACGAGGCGGAGAATTCTTCGCCAGCAGTGGAAGCACCGGAACCCCTACGCAGATTTTGTTTTCTTATCCTATGCACCAACGATGGAGTGCCGGCTTTGAGGCGCGCATACGACATTGGGCCGGGGTCGATCGCTTTACACCGCGAGGAATGATTGGCGGCCGTAGAGTGGTACCGGATGGAGTAGCCAGGCCACCCTTTTATCGCTATAACTATTTTGAAAAGCAGGTCTATTTTTCAGCGTATCATATTTCGGCCAATACAGTGTATGATTATGTGAAAGGCATGAAGCGTTATGGTGTAAACTATATGACCGGCTATGCCATGAGTAATTATTTTCTGGCGCGGTTTATTCAAGAAGAAAGAATAAGCGCACCGCAGTTAGCAGCGGTAATTACATCCAGTGAAAAATTAACCCCGCAAATGCGTGAGGTTTTTGCTGAAGTTTATGGGTGCAAAACCTACGACAGTTGGAGTGGCGTGGAAGCCTGTGGATTGGTATCAGAATGTGAACATGGTTCCCTACACATCAGCCCTGACCTTGGAATACTTGAGGTACTTGATGATGATGGTAAACCAGTGGAACCCGGTGAAACAGGTGAAGTGGTATGTACCGGGCTTATCAATTTCGATCAGCCCTTGATCCGCTACCGCATTGGTGACCGAATGCAAGTAGGGAAAGGTAAATGCACGTGTGGTAGAGAAATGCCGGTTATTAAGGAGATTGTAGGAAGGTTGGAAGATACTGTAATCGGAAAGGATGGCCGTGCAATGGTACGTTTTCATGGCATATTTGTAGGCTTGCCTAACGTGGTCGAAGCGCAGGTAATACAGGAGGAATTGGATGCGTTTACGATCAGGGTGGTAACAACAGGAAAATTAACTGAAGAGGAGATCGCTACCATCAGGCAGCGCATGGAAAGCCAGCTTGGTCCGATTCGATTGAACGTTGAACCAGTGTCATCCATACCACGAAACGCAAATGGTAAATTTCAGGCGGTGATATCAAAGGTGAAACATCAAGTTATCGGGTGA
- a CDS encoding glycosyltransferase family 4 protein yields the protein MILYLGNILSTHGGSVGFIETITPRLSSRYKIKAVSSVKSRPLRLLHMLITVVRHQRSCAVVLVDTFSTQAFWFAYAVGKLCRFLKIPYIPVVRGGDFVNRLTGSKAKCDFLFTHSHLNIVPSRFLEFHFNQHSYKVKYIPNFIELENYPFKLRDQVQAKILWVRAFHKIYNPVLAVEVMHQLNIPEARICMVGGDTDGTRELVEKRIAELNLTDQVTLPGRLLKDEWIKLADQYDIFLNTTTIDNMPVSVIEAMALGLPVVSTDVGGLPYLIEHGVNGVLVPSNNPGEMTKAIGELLTNPEYARQLSFNARQMVEQFDWEKVKLMWFEVLDGIVKIRN from the coding sequence ATGATTTTATATCTCGGAAATATTCTATCTACTCATGGTGGCAGTGTTGGTTTCATCGAAACAATAACCCCTCGTTTATCCAGCCGGTACAAAATAAAGGCTGTCTCCTCGGTTAAATCCAGGCCTCTTCGTTTGCTTCATATGCTTATTACCGTGGTGCGCCACCAACGAAGCTGCGCAGTTGTGCTGGTGGATACCTTCAGCACGCAGGCATTTTGGTTTGCTTATGCGGTGGGTAAACTTTGTCGTTTTCTTAAAATTCCATACATACCGGTTGTGCGTGGCGGGGATTTTGTAAACCGGTTGACCGGCAGTAAAGCCAAATGCGATTTTTTATTTACCCATAGTCACCTCAACATTGTTCCTTCAAGATTTCTGGAGTTTCATTTCAACCAACATAGTTACAAGGTTAAGTATATCCCTAACTTCATTGAGCTTGAGAACTATCCATTCAAATTACGAGATCAGGTTCAGGCTAAAATACTTTGGGTCAGGGCCTTTCATAAAATTTATAATCCGGTGTTGGCTGTTGAGGTAATGCATCAATTAAATATTCCCGAAGCAAGAATTTGTATGGTGGGAGGTGATACCGATGGAACCCGTGAACTGGTTGAGAAACGTATTGCCGAATTGAATTTGACTGATCAGGTTACGTTGCCTGGAAGACTATTAAAAGATGAATGGATTAAGCTTGCTGACCAGTATGATATTTTTTTAAACACCACAACCATTGATAATATGCCGGTAAGTGTTATTGAGGCCATGGCTTTAGGCTTGCCTGTTGTGTCTACTGATGTGGGGGGGCTCCCGTATTTGATAGAGCATGGAGTAAACGGAGTACTGGTACCATCAAATAATCCTGGTGAAATGACCAAAGCTATTGGGGAGTTGTTAACTAACCCTGAATATGCCCGGCAACTAAGTTTCAATGCCCGGCAAATGGTAGAACAGTTTGATTGGGAGAAAGTAAAACTTATGTGGTTTGAGGTACTTGATGGTATTGTGAAAATCAGGAACTGA
- the asnB gene encoding asparagine synthase (glutamine-hydrolyzing) has translation MDEDKIRLCKQGLSSLQHRGPDAENYYISNHVFLGHRRLSIIDLSQSANQPFFSSCGKAVIVFNGEIYNYKDLCQDLNLRTSSDTEVLLEGFLKHGSTFFAKIRGIYAFAIFDFRTPTPTVVLLRDPSGIKPLYVFHHEDELIFASEMKAIFPIIKKRLTIREDSICSYLHFGYIPEPYTIFEKIQAHPPGLLLSYSVNDGSCSKLQLNSFDFSIRNGFSFSANSHETTNLLAQAAERNLVSDVSLKVALSGGVDSSLLYAFCNREQPVGGITVAMNERQYDESDVAAVYSKHLQAPLEIITIEINNRIELLDRLLIHFDQPYADSSLVPFYFLSKAASAHTKVLIGGDGGDEIHNGYSGFKSLPVLMKLRQCQPKFFRSKMYGHGKFLPEKIVRLYNKGIGLLDSSSNNELLFKWGSWFPNSPKQFPFNPYLRNVEYKLDLLDTEDALNDESLIMKYYYHHRMQSDYLRKSDMMSMINSIEYRVPMLDEDLVRFSLSIPYNQKSDFRTTKKILRSIHGQIYPLNTSKMEKRGFSIPLDTWLGNENLEYIKSQILRKDGIIKEYIETKYVDLLFKTLVDKSLQRYCSRATAYQRILILYALQIWYFNIGK, from the coding sequence TTGGACGAAGATAAAATCAGACTTTGCAAACAGGGGCTGTCATCACTTCAGCATAGAGGGCCAGATGCGGAAAATTACTATATCAGTAATCATGTCTTTCTTGGGCATAGACGGTTGAGTATAATTGACCTCTCTCAATCGGCAAATCAACCATTCTTCTCTTCCTGTGGTAAAGCAGTGATAGTATTCAATGGTGAAATATATAATTACAAGGATTTGTGTCAAGACCTCAATCTTCGCACAAGTTCTGATACCGAAGTACTTTTGGAAGGGTTTTTGAAACATGGAAGTACTTTCTTTGCAAAAATTAGAGGAATTTATGCTTTTGCTATTTTTGATTTCAGAACACCTACACCAACTGTAGTTCTTCTTCGTGACCCATCTGGAATAAAGCCTCTTTATGTTTTTCATCATGAAGATGAGTTGATCTTCGCAAGTGAAATGAAGGCCATTTTTCCGATAATTAAAAAGCGGCTTACCATTAGGGAAGATTCAATTTGTTCATATCTACATTTTGGCTACATTCCAGAACCCTATACAATTTTTGAAAAAATTCAGGCTCATCCTCCAGGGCTTTTGCTTAGCTATTCTGTAAATGATGGTTCATGTTCAAAACTGCAACTGAATTCATTTGATTTCTCTATTAGAAATGGATTTTCATTTTCAGCTAATTCTCATGAGACGACTAATTTATTAGCCCAGGCAGCTGAAAGAAACCTTGTTAGTGATGTTTCGCTAAAAGTAGCTTTGAGCGGAGGAGTTGATTCATCATTACTTTATGCTTTTTGTAATAGAGAGCAGCCCGTTGGAGGTATTACAGTAGCCATGAATGAACGCCAGTATGATGAGTCGGACGTTGCAGCGGTATATTCAAAACATCTTCAAGCCCCGCTTGAGATAATTACTATAGAGATCAACAATAGGATAGAACTATTGGACAGGCTACTTATACATTTTGATCAGCCTTATGCAGACTCTTCTTTAGTTCCATTTTATTTTTTGAGTAAGGCTGCATCAGCACATACAAAGGTTCTTATTGGAGGCGATGGGGGCGATGAAATACATAATGGTTATTCTGGGTTTAAGTCTTTACCTGTTTTAATGAAGTTAAGACAGTGCCAACCGAAATTTTTCCGTTCGAAAATGTATGGACACGGTAAATTTCTTCCTGAAAAAATTGTAAGGCTTTACAATAAAGGTATTGGTTTGCTGGATTCATCTTCAAATAATGAGTTATTATTTAAATGGGGTTCATGGTTTCCTAACTCTCCTAAACAGTTTCCTTTTAATCCATACTTGAGAAATGTTGAATATAAATTGGATTTGCTTGATACTGAAGATGCGTTAAACGATGAAAGTCTGATCATGAAGTACTATTATCATCATAGGATGCAAAGTGACTATTTACGCAAATCCGATATGATGTCTATGATTAATAGTATTGAGTATCGGGTACCTATGTTAGACGAAGATTTAGTTAGGTTTAGCCTCAGCATTCCTTATAATCAAAAATCAGATTTTAGAACAACTAAGAAGATACTGAGAAGTATCCATGGTCAGATATACCCTTTGAACACTTCGAAAATGGAAAAAAGAGGTTTCAGTATACCGCTTGATACATGGTTAGGAAATGAAAATCTTGAGTATATCAAAAGTCAAATTTTGCGGAAGGATGGAATTATTAAAGAATATATTGAAACAAAGTATGTCGATTTACTTTTTAAGACATTGGTGGATAAGTCTTTACAAAGGTACTGTAGTCGTGCGACAGCCTATCAACGCATTTTAATACTGTATGCCTTACAGATTTGGTATTTCAATATAGGTAAGTAA